A part of Helicobacter fennelliae genomic DNA contains:
- a CDS encoding NAD(P)H-hydrate epimerase, which yields MQNLYKTTNALDKRLLSKFLLHDEILMENVANAMFALIQKITHAQSVITIVCGSGDNGGDGYVLARKLHGSYKVRIYEAKEPKSKLCKIQSERANLCEIERVKKILPCDVIVDCLFGSGFSGEMRVEYIKLIESMNCHSRLRVACDIPSGLDMEGNIAQIAFKADYTISMGALKLALFSDMAKDIVGEVLVGDLGVSRALYEVRTPFFLLEKSDLKLPFRESQNCHKGNFGHLAVIMGEKKGAGILSALAALRMGAGLVSVIGQLDGYPEIMCAQEIPHNANVIAIGMGFGRNFANRANSQKNDEKSGEIHNENNENNENNGEKQSDIISFNPTYKQISLIDLLGSTCAVIDADLFYASELKDLLIARKDLPNIVLTPHPKEFVSLLEICGIAQISLQEVITQKIELALRFSEMFPNVVLLLKGANPIIAFQSRIYINPLGNSALAKGGSGDVLSGIISAYLAQGFSTLDSALFGSMAHALAARCERASYALTPLRLIEHLGKL from the coding sequence ATGCAAAATCTCTACAAAACCACAAATGCGCTTGATAAGCGACTTTTGAGTAAGTTTTTATTGCATGATGAGATTCTGATGGAAAACGTTGCAAATGCGATGTTTGCGCTAATACAAAAAATCACTCACGCACAAAGTGTGATTACAATCGTATGCGGAAGCGGGGATAATGGAGGCGATGGCTATGTGCTAGCGCGCAAACTGCATGGCTCTTACAAAGTCAGAATCTACGAAGCCAAAGAGCCAAAATCTAAGCTTTGCAAAATCCAAAGTGAGCGCGCAAATTTATGTGAAATCGAACGCGTCAAAAAGATTCTGCCTTGCGATGTAATTGTGGATTGTTTGTTTGGAAGCGGATTTAGCGGAGAGATGAGGGTAGAGTATATAAAGCTTATTGAAAGCATGAATTGTCATTCAAGACTTCGCGTAGCTTGCGATATACCAAGCGGATTAGATATGGAAGGAAATATCGCTCAAATCGCATTTAAGGCTGATTATACAATCAGTATGGGCGCGCTCAAACTCGCGCTTTTTAGCGATATGGCAAAAGATATTGTCGGTGAAGTGCTTGTCGGAGATTTAGGCGTTAGTAGAGCACTTTATGAAGTAAGGACGCCATTTTTTTTGCTTGAAAAATCCGATCTCAAACTGCCATTTCGAGAATCACAAAACTGCCACAAAGGCAACTTCGGGCATTTAGCAGTCATTATGGGAGAGAAAAAGGGTGCTGGGATATTAAGTGCGCTTGCTGCGTTGCGTATGGGTGCAGGGCTTGTAAGTGTGATTGGGCAGCTTGATGGGTATCCAGAGATTATGTGTGCGCAAGAGATTCCGCATAATGCAAATGTCATAGCCATTGGAATGGGATTTGGCAGAAACTTTGCAAATCGCGCAAATAGCCAAAAAAATGACGAAAAAAGCGGCGAAATACATAATGAAAATAATGAAAATAATGAAAATAATGGCGAGAAACAAAGCGATATAATAAGCTTTAATCCTACATATAAGCAAATAAGCCTTATAGATTTGCTTGGCTCTACTTGCGCTGTGATTGATGCGGATTTGTTTTATGCAAGCGAGCTCAAAGACTTGCTTATCGCACGCAAAGATTTGCCAAACATCGTGCTTACCCCTCACCCAAAAGAATTCGTCTCATTGCTTGAGATTTGCGGGATCGCGCAAATAAGCCTCCAAGAAGTAATCACGCAAAAAATAGAGCTTGCACTGCGATTTAGTGAGATGTTTCCAAACGTTGTGCTACTCCTTAAGGGCGCAAATCCTATCATCGCCTTTCAAAGCAGAATCTATATCAATCCGCTTGGCAATAGCGCACTTGCAAAAGGTGGCAGTGGCGATGTGCTAAGTGGAATTATTAGCGCATATCTTGCGCAAGGCTTTAGCACGCTAGATTCTGCGCTGTTTGGCTCTATGGCGCATGCTCTTGCCGCGCGATGCGAGAGGGCTTCTTATGCGCTTACGCCATTGCGATTAATCGAGCATTTGGGTAAATTGTAG
- the mfd gene encoding transcription-repair coupling factor → MIQANLYKQFQEGFTYRILLCQDQDEALKAYHLTHFAFTQKIIDSTPILLPEMRLSYRDDLRSFFVEFIECLAKVQTFYQSKNTLLIAPIYSLLYPMPSSQYTRSISLQIRKHYDLDALKQDLIHFGYDIVDVIEMEGEASFRGDIIDIYPPLLKPYRIGFFDDECEDIKEFDIATQLTLGDKLESIDIPPALFSLSHDEYDEILSQIQDCEGFENNLASLGFWFLKDTILLPQEYSTLLTQSASDELAQILQIKENLPDFWTTQKLSILRDSEGYSDVDFHLSALESIITHNSTKNITLLCKSKSLLSSLHLNDKNIKILDSSDNVNFITPSQIVLSLTPANTTANPKSKKSRPKIVLDELNIGDYVVHSHYGIGIFKGITQTSVLGHVRDFIAIMYQGDDKLLLPVENLHLIDRYIATSGSIPIIDRLGKGSFAKLKEKTRLKLFEIADSIIKLAAKRNLIQGQVIDVKNPELEVFRYGCHFTLTPDQERAISEIYSDISSGRVMDRLLSGDVGFGKTEVAMNAIFAVCRSGFQAALIVPTTLLCAQHFASLSKRLGEFGLQVAKLDRFSSAKDKKSIIQALKNGKIDVLIGTHMMFGLEFANLGLVVIDEEHKFGVKQKESIKTMSQNVHVLSMSATPIPRTLNMALSHIKGMSRLEIPPSERKDSRTFVKKKSDPLIKEIIHRELKRGGQVFYVFNNIAQIEGIALYLKDLMPHVRLAILHSQISATQTESIMEKFAAGEFEILLCTSIVESGIHLPNTNTIIIDGADCFGLADLHQLRGRVGRGDKEGFCYFLIDNDKQITKEATKRLLALEKNSYLGSGASIAHHDLEIRGGGNLIGESQSGHIKNIGYSLYLRLLEEAINTLSGKESISENGVELRISVSAYLNPELISSDRLRLELYRRLSLCKEVQEVYQIEHEIANRFGSLDSLSFAFIQIILIKILANQKNITSILHFGQNIQIQTRDNQKIILHSPSKDDEDVLESILGFLRK, encoded by the coding sequence ATGATTCAAGCAAATCTTTATAAACAATTTCAAGAGGGTTTTACATATAGAATCTTGCTTTGTCAAGATCAAGATGAAGCACTTAAAGCATATCATCTTACCCATTTTGCTTTTACACAAAAGATTATAGATTCTACGCCTATTTTGCTTCCAGAGATGAGGCTAAGCTATCGTGATGATCTGCGAAGTTTTTTTGTAGAATTTATCGAGTGTTTGGCAAAGGTTCAGACATTTTATCAATCCAAAAACACATTGCTTATCGCCCCAATTTACTCGCTTTTGTATCCTATGCCTTCATCTCAATATACGCGCTCTATCTCTTTGCAAATCCGCAAGCATTATGATCTAGACGCACTCAAACAAGATCTGATACACTTTGGATATGACATCGTAGATGTGATAGAAATGGAGGGTGAGGCAAGCTTTAGAGGCGACATTATCGATATTTATCCGCCACTTCTTAAGCCCTATCGCATAGGGTTTTTTGATGATGAATGTGAAGATATTAAAGAGTTTGACATCGCTACACAGCTCACTTTAGGCGATAAATTAGAATCCATAGACATACCGCCTGCGCTTTTTTCGCTCTCACATGATGAATACGATGAGATTCTCTCTCAAATACAAGATTGTGAAGGGTTTGAAAACAATCTTGCCTCGCTTGGATTCTGGTTTCTCAAAGATACAATCCTTCTTCCTCAAGAATACAGCACTCTTTTGACGCAATCCGCATCAGATGAATTAGCCCAAATACTCCAAATAAAAGAAAATCTCCCTGATTTTTGGACTACGCAAAAGCTTAGTATATTGCGCGATAGTGAGGGGTATAGTGATGTTGATTTTCATCTTAGTGCGCTAGAATCTATCATCACACATAATTCCACTAAAAATATCACGCTTTTATGCAAAAGCAAAAGCCTGCTTTCTTCGTTGCATTTAAATGATAAGAATATTAAGATTCTAGATTCAAGCGATAATGTCAATTTCATCACACCCTCACAGATTGTCCTAAGCCTTACCCCAGCCAATACAACAGCAAATCCCAAATCCAAAAAATCGCGCCCAAAAATCGTGCTTGATGAGCTTAATATCGGTGATTATGTAGTGCATTCACACTATGGTATCGGAATCTTTAAAGGCATCACGCAAACAAGCGTGCTAGGTCATGTGCGAGATTTTATCGCGATTATGTATCAGGGCGATGATAAGCTCTTACTGCCTGTTGAAAATCTCCACCTCATCGATCGATATATCGCTACAAGCGGAAGCATACCTATTATTGATCGTTTGGGTAAAGGAAGCTTTGCTAAGCTCAAAGAAAAGACGCGACTAAAGCTTTTTGAAATCGCAGATTCTATCATTAAGCTTGCAGCAAAGCGCAATCTTATCCAAGGGCAAGTCATTGATGTCAAAAATCCAGAGCTAGAAGTGTTTCGATATGGTTGCCATTTTACTTTGACACCCGATCAAGAGCGCGCGATTAGCGAGATTTATAGCGATATTTCAAGTGGCAGGGTGATGGATAGGCTTTTGAGCGGAGATGTTGGATTTGGCAAGACAGAAGTAGCGATGAATGCGATTTTTGCGGTGTGTAGAAGCGGATTTCAAGCAGCCCTTATCGTTCCTACGACACTTTTGTGCGCACAGCATTTTGCCAGTCTCTCAAAGCGATTAGGAGAGTTTGGATTGCAAGTTGCAAAGCTTGATAGATTCTCAAGCGCCAAAGACAAAAAATCCATCATTCAAGCCCTTAAAAATGGCAAGATTGATGTATTAATCGGAACGCATATGATGTTTGGGCTAGAGTTTGCAAATCTTGGGTTGGTTGTGATTGATGAGGAGCATAAATTTGGCGTCAAACAAAAAGAATCCATAAAAACAATGAGTCAGAATGTGCATGTTTTGAGTATGTCAGCAACGCCGATTCCGCGCACGCTCAATATGGCACTCTCACATATCAAAGGAATGAGTCGCTTAGAGATTCCGCCAAGCGAGAGGAAAGATTCTAGGACTTTTGTCAAGAAAAAAAGCGATCCATTGATAAAAGAGATCATTCATCGCGAGCTTAAGCGAGGCGGACAGGTTTTTTATGTGTTTAATAATATCGCACAGATTGAGGGTATCGCGCTTTATCTAAAAGATCTTATGCCACATGTGCGCCTTGCGATTTTGCATTCACAAATCAGCGCAACACAAACAGAATCTATCATGGAAAAATTCGCTGCGGGTGAATTTGAGATTCTACTTTGCACCTCGATTGTAGAATCTGGAATCCACCTTCCAAACACAAATACAATCATTATCGATGGCGCGGATTGCTTTGGGTTGGCGGATTTGCATCAGTTGCGCGGTAGGGTTGGGCGAGGCGACAAAGAGGGATTTTGCTATTTTTTGATCGATAATGACAAGCAAATCACCAAAGAAGCCACAAAACGGCTGCTTGCTTTGGAGAAAAACTCATATCTTGGAAGTGGGGCGAGTATCGCTCATCACGACTTAGAGATACGCGGTGGTGGGAATCTTATCGGAGAATCACAAAGCGGACATATCAAAAATATCGGTTATAGTTTGTATTTGCGACTTTTAGAAGAGGCGATAAATACGCTTAGTGGCAAAGAAAGCATAAGCGAAAATGGCGTAGAACTACGCATTTCAGTGAGCGCGTATCTCAATCCTGAGCTTATCAGTAGCGATCGTTTGCGCTTAGAGCTGTATCGCAGGCTTTCTTTGTGCAAAGAAGTCCAAGAAGTCTATCAGATAGAGCATGAAATCGCCAATCGCTTTGGGAGTTTGGATTCGTTGAGTTTTGCTTTTATTCAGATTATTTTGATTAAGATTCTAGCAAACCAAAAAAATATCACCTCGATTCTGCATTTTGGGCAAAATATCCAAATCCAAACACGCGATAATCAAAAAATTATACTGCATTCGCCAAGCAAAGATGATGAAGATGTGCTTGAGAGTATTTTGGGATTTTTACGCAAGTAG
- a CDS encoding bactofilin family protein: MAIFTNDNKQPNGLAQKPGAATIIAQGTKIKGEIITDCHLHIDGEFEGSVRSKSTVMIGKSGFINGEVYANKLIVSGKLKGVTESDSVEIAPLGRFEGVITATELVIEKKGVFIGESKLKGAQSTAKNDSSKSL; encoded by the coding sequence ATGGCAATCTTTACTAACGACAATAAACAACCTAATGGACTAGCCCAAAAACCCGGAGCAGCGACAATCATCGCGCAAGGCACAAAAATCAAAGGTGAAATTATTACAGATTGTCATCTACATATTGATGGCGAGTTTGAAGGAAGCGTGCGCTCTAAAAGCACTGTGATGATCGGAAAAAGCGGATTTATCAATGGCGAAGTGTATGCAAACAAACTCATCGTAAGTGGCAAGCTCAAAGGCGTAACAGAAAGCGATAGCGTTGAAATCGCGCCACTTGGGCGATTTGAAGGTGTGATTACTGCCACTGAACTTGTCATTGAGAAAAAGGGTGTATTTATCGGAGAAAGCAAACTCAAAGGCGCGCAATCCACAGCTAAAAATGATTCAAGCAAATCTTTATAA
- a CDS encoding M23 family metallopeptidase has translation MIFTKRLVLMITDRNGSRYINVSMVFRQIVLYVVLFFLSLTFFIILSILVFRTEIADINVKTSLIEEYNETMLLGNATLNDEINQRLEEIAIASDKVDNLEGVIGVDNVANENLLERIDVASITGAQKAFFMKFIPNGYPLATLMGITDPFGLRYHPVFHIRRQHTGTDFAARIGTPVYATADGVVDMADSGWNGGYGKLVKLTHSFGFKTYYAHLSEVLVKSGAFVKKGQLIAKTGNSGVSTGPHLHYEVRFLEQPINPIHFAQWDMKNFDSIFTKERSIAWQSLLTTINNLMD, from the coding sequence ATGATTTTTACAAAACGTTTGGTATTGATGATTACTGATAGAAATGGTAGTCGTTATATCAATGTCAGTATGGTATTTCGGCAAATTGTTTTGTATGTTGTATTGTTTTTTTTAAGCCTTACATTTTTTATTATTTTGTCTATTTTGGTATTTCGGACAGAGATTGCAGATATTAATGTCAAAACTTCATTGATTGAAGAATACAATGAGACAATGCTTTTGGGTAATGCGACTTTAAATGATGAGATCAATCAACGACTTGAAGAAATCGCTATCGCAAGCGATAAGGTTGATAATTTAGAAGGCGTGATAGGGGTTGATAATGTCGCAAATGAGAATCTCTTAGAGCGTATTGATGTCGCAAGTATCACCGGCGCACAAAAAGCATTTTTTATGAAATTTATTCCTAATGGCTATCCTCTAGCGACATTAATGGGAATCACAGATCCATTTGGGCTTCGCTATCACCCGGTGTTTCATATCAGGCGACAGCACACAGGCACGGATTTTGCTGCAAGGATTGGCACGCCGGTATATGCGACTGCTGATGGTGTGGTTGATATGGCAGATTCTGGGTGGAATGGCGGATATGGTAAGCTTGTCAAGCTTACACATTCATTTGGATTCAAGACATATTATGCGCATTTAAGCGAGGTTTTGGTAAAAAGTGGGGCGTTTGTCAAAAAAGGACAACTCATTGCCAAAACAGGCAATAGTGGAGTCAGCACAGGACCGCATTTGCATTATGAAGTTAGATTTTTGGAGCAGCCTATAAATCCGATTCATTTCGCACAATGGGATATGAAAAATTTTGATTCTATATTTACCAAAGAAAGGAGCATTGCATGGCAATCTTTACTAACGACAATAAACAACCTAATGGACTAG
- a CDS encoding M23 family metallopeptidase produces the protein MQDRLVVSIADEHGMKQFCMPKKATKLLFIIGIVVLLFFLLSFLAMNFLMNQINTIATQKQDALARYHSIYQKNAILKSAIKEKSDELAVVNSKIDKLEDIVSIKSNNFKQPQINKIDLQDLSNDQKMLLLSLIPNGDPLKDFQSKVVTSERIHPLRNIKGIEGGMDYLVSSKTPVYATADGVVMLVQSNGKTGYGNLIKLTHSFGFSSMYAHLDSLAVKKGDFVQKGQIIGYSGNSGRSDGERLYYEVGFLNTPLNPTHYADWSINNFDIIFEGEDGIDWKNLVWAIEDIAKLQTFRVSVTDQYQKESL, from the coding sequence ATGCAAGATAGATTAGTTGTTTCTATTGCTGATGAACATGGAATGAAGCAGTTTTGTATGCCCAAAAAAGCGACAAAACTTCTTTTTATCATTGGCATTGTTGTTCTTTTGTTTTTTCTTTTAAGCTTCTTGGCGATGAATTTTTTGATGAATCAAATCAATACGATTGCGACACAAAAGCAAGACGCACTTGCGCGCTATCATTCGATCTACCAAAAAAATGCGATTTTAAAAAGCGCGATCAAAGAAAAAAGCGATGAGCTTGCGGTGGTGAATTCTAAAATCGACAAACTCGAAGACATTGTTAGTATCAAAAGCAATAACTTCAAACAACCTCAAATCAACAAAATTGACTTACAAGATCTTAGTAACGATCAAAAAATGCTTTTATTGAGCTTGATTCCAAATGGAGATCCGCTCAAGGATTTTCAAAGCAAAGTTGTTACTTCAGAGCGCATTCACCCATTGCGAAATATAAAGGGCATAGAAGGCGGAATGGATTATCTTGTATCGTCCAAAACGCCGGTATATGCGACTGCTGATGGTGTCGTGATGCTCGTGCAAAGCAATGGTAAAACAGGATATGGCAATCTTATCAAGCTCACGCATTCATTTGGGTTTTCTTCTATGTATGCGCATTTAGATAGCTTGGCTGTCAAAAAGGGCGATTTCGTCCAAAAAGGGCAAATAATCGGATATAGTGGCAATAGCGGGCGATCAGATGGCGAGAGATTGTATTATGAAGTTGGGTTTTTAAATACCCCGCTTAATCCGACTCATTATGCAGATTGGAGCATCAATAATTTTGATATTATTTTTGAGGGCGAAGATGGCATAGATTGGAAAAATCTCGTCTGGGCGATTGAGGATATTGCTAAATTACAAACTTTTAGAGTGAGCGTTACAGATCAATACCAAAAAGAGTCTTTATGA
- a CDS encoding Mur ligase family protein: protein MDLDSYLKSKGNEYAPFCPDRAKNIYNKLKIHLQLPRTIIHIIGTNGKGSTGRFITLGLEQHNCKVLHFTSPHLFDFNERFYKNGSCVSDTQLEQAHAFLQQFDYIQEASYFEYATFLAFVLACDCEFLVLEAGLGGEFDSTNVVDSTLSVFTPISYDHQEILGESIQEIASTKLRAMSKCNVIAPQCFEEVNHIARTIAKERNASLVFVSEKINDNNLLKYAQKHHLAPFLTQNLNVAKHTLALLDKEIDFDRLSGFNLLARAWQLEPNILVDVGHNEACAREILKIIGKKQVNLVYNSFFQKDVVKILQILKPIIKKLLILDVVNDRILPKDQLIAICRELEIDWSDFRGVDADSEYVVFGSFSVVKEFLERKNAR from the coding sequence GTGGATTTAGATTCTTATCTCAAATCAAAAGGCAATGAATACGCGCCATTTTGCCCAGATAGAGCAAAAAACATCTACAATAAGCTTAAAATACATTTGCAATTACCGCGTACGATTATCCATATCATCGGCACAAATGGCAAGGGCAGCACCGGACGATTTATCACATTAGGGTTAGAGCAGCATAATTGCAAAGTTTTGCATTTTACCTCGCCACATTTATTTGACTTCAATGAGCGATTCTACAAAAACGGCTCTTGTGTGAGCGATACGCAATTAGAGCAAGCACATGCATTTTTGCAGCAATTTGACTACATACAAGAGGCAAGCTATTTTGAATATGCGACTTTTTTAGCGTTTGTGCTGGCTTGTGATTGTGAATTTTTGGTGCTTGAAGCGGGGCTTGGCGGGGAATTTGATAGCACAAATGTGGTAGATTCTACGCTAAGTGTCTTTACGCCAATCTCATACGATCATCAAGAGATTTTAGGTGAAAGCATACAAGAAATCGCCTCAACAAAGCTACGCGCAATGTCTAAGTGTAATGTAATCGCCCCGCAATGCTTTGAAGAAGTCAATCACATAGCGCGCACTATTGCCAAAGAGCGCAATGCCTCACTTGTTTTTGTAAGTGAAAAAATCAATGATAACAATCTCTTAAAATACGCGCAAAAACATCATCTTGCACCATTTTTAACGCAGAATCTCAATGTCGCTAAACATACGCTTGCGTTGCTTGATAAGGAGATTGATTTTGATAGGCTTAGTGGCTTTAATCTTTTGGCGCGTGCTTGGCAGCTAGAGCCAAATATTTTGGTTGATGTCGGGCATAATGAGGCGTGCGCGCGGGAGATTTTGAAAATTATTGGCAAAAAACAAGTAAATTTGGTGTATAATAGCTTTTTTCAAAAAGATGTAGTCAAGATTTTGCAGATTCTAAAGCCTATTATCAAAAAACTTCTTATACTAGATGTTGTCAATGATAGGATTTTGCCAAAAGATCAGCTCATTGCGATTTGTAGGGAATTAGAAATTGATTGGTCTGATTTTAGGGGTGTAGATGCAGATTCTGAATATGTCGTATTTGGTTCATTTAGCGTTGTAAAGGAATTTTTGGAGAGGAAAAATGCAAGATAG
- the lptE gene encoding LPS assembly lipoprotein LptE has protein sequence MRVFGTRYLCVCLVMLCFAGCGYVPSSTYTQRLLGNQVFVKLNINLANPENSVELKDLVNKIVISRFQTRLSNQENADSIITININKIIDNPMAVSSDGFSSYYRVNTYVTYEYNDKKGTKKTFSINGYYDYSLSLDNPLTTYNNRDYALNQAFSQTLDKFIAQMSFEGSEGRR, from the coding sequence GTGAGAGTTTTTGGCACAAGATATTTGTGTGTTTGTTTGGTGATGTTGTGCTTTGCTGGCTGTGGCTATGTGCCTTCATCAACCTATACACAAAGACTTTTAGGCAATCAAGTTTTTGTCAAACTCAATATCAATCTTGCAAATCCGGAAAATTCAGTAGAGCTCAAAGATTTGGTTAATAAAATTGTGATTTCAAGATTCCAAACGCGCCTCTCAAATCAAGAAAATGCAGATAGCATTATCACGATTAATATTAATAAAATTATCGATAATCCTATGGCTGTAAGTAGCGATGGATTCTCGAGTTATTATCGTGTCAATACATATGTAACATATGAATATAATGACAAAAAAGGCACAAAAAAAACATTTAGCATTAATGGGTATTATGATTATAGCTTATCGCTTGATAATCCACTCACAACTTATAACAATCGAGATTATGCACTCAATCAGGCTTTTTCTCAAACGCTTGATAAATTTATAGCGCAAATGTCTTTTGAGGGAAGCGAGGGGAGACGATAG
- the leuS gene encoding leucine--tRNA ligase has product MKTYNPKVIEKKWQDFWLKNNMYEPSWDFDIPKKYILSMFPYPSGAIHMGHVRNYSIGDAIARFYRMQGFNVLHPIGFDAFGMPAENAAIKHKTHPKQWTYANIETMKKELSSLGLSFSTQQELATCDPIYTRWEQEFFIQMWNKGLIYRKKSFLNWCPNDQTVLANEQVIDGKCWRCDTEVIQKEMEQYYIKITDYAEELLKDLEGLEGNWPAQVLLMQKNWIGKSDGLQFAFELEAKAKELTKIQSLEVFTTRADTIFGVTYCAIAPEHPLTKAIFEFLPESSQKEILAIQNTSTRARATATKEGVDLGICVIHPLTKELVPIWVANFVLMDYGSGAVMGVPAHDERDFEFAKIYHLPIKQVLQTKQELPFTQEAPLMQSGVFDGLCGDEARRRIIELFEKEGNGKHIVNYRLRDWGVSRQRYWGAPIPMVHCKTCGVVPEKIQNLPIKLPDDVVIDGEGNPLAKHDEFKHCLCPKCGKEALRETDTMDTFVESSWYFLRYTTPKELWQKQAFDEKSLAYWMEVDEYIGGIEHAILHLLYARFWTKVLRDLGYCTFDEPFSHLLTQGMVLKNGAKMSKSKGNVVDPNSLIDQYGADTARLFILFAAPPVRELEWSDSGVEGGYRFIRRLYERSGSAYKTQSIPKIDSSALNKAQKLARKKVYEALQKSHDVFTKRANNYNFNTLIASCMEALNFLSNQDNADIWTEGYFILLSILEPIIPHICWELSDELFERKNFCTLQIDPQALVSESVVMALMVNGKKRGEMSVGVNATKEEILALAHQTIEKWLADVEIKQEIIVPSKLVNFVVKS; this is encoded by the coding sequence ATGAAAACATATAATCCTAAAGTGATTGAGAAAAAATGGCAGGATTTTTGGCTCAAAAACAATATGTATGAGCCCTCGTGGGACTTTGATATACCAAAGAAATATATTTTAAGTATGTTTCCTTATCCAAGTGGGGCTATTCATATGGGGCATGTGCGTAATTATTCTATAGGCGATGCGATTGCGAGATTTTATAGAATGCAGGGATTTAATGTATTGCACCCCATAGGGTTTGATGCGTTTGGAATGCCTGCCGAAAATGCAGCTATCAAGCACAAAACCCACCCCAAACAATGGACTTATGCCAATATAGAGACGATGAAAAAAGAGCTATCTTCGCTCGGGCTTTCGTTTTCAACGCAACAAGAACTCGCCACTTGTGATCCAATCTATACAAGGTGGGAGCAAGAGTTTTTTATCCAAATGTGGAATAAAGGGCTTATTTATCGCAAAAAATCATTTTTGAATTGGTGTCCAAACGATCAGACGGTTTTAGCAAATGAGCAGGTAATTGATGGTAAATGCTGGCGTTGCGATACAGAAGTTATCCAAAAAGAAATGGAGCAATACTATATCAAAATCACTGATTATGCGGAAGAGTTGTTAAAAGATTTGGAAGGCTTAGAGGGGAATTGGCCTGCTCAGGTTTTGCTTATGCAAAAAAATTGGATTGGTAAATCAGATGGATTGCAGTTTGCTTTTGAGCTTGAGGCAAAAGCAAAAGAGCTTACCAAAATCCAATCTTTAGAGGTTTTTACAACGCGAGCTGATACGATTTTTGGCGTTACATATTGTGCTATCGCGCCAGAGCACCCTTTGACAAAAGCGATATTTGAGTTTTTGCCAGAATCTAGCCAAAAAGAAATCCTAGCTATCCAAAACACTTCAACGCGCGCAAGGGCTACTGCTACTAAAGAGGGCGTGGATTTGGGAATCTGTGTAATCCATCCATTGACAAAAGAGCTTGTGCCAATTTGGGTGGCGAATTTTGTGCTTATGGATTATGGAAGTGGTGCTGTTATGGGCGTTCCAGCTCATGATGAAAGAGATTTTGAATTTGCAAAGATATATCATCTGCCAATCAAGCAGGTTTTGCAAACAAAACAAGAGCTTCCATTTACTCAAGAAGCCCCGCTTATGCAAAGTGGTGTATTTGATGGGCTTTGTGGAGATGAAGCAAGACGACGTATTATTGAGTTGTTTGAGAAAGAGGGAAATGGCAAGCATATTGTGAATTATCGTTTGCGAGATTGGGGCGTGTCAAGGCAAAGATATTGGGGCGCGCCAATTCCTATGGTGCATTGCAAAACTTGCGGGGTGGTGCCTGAAAAAATACAGAATCTACCGATTAAACTGCCCGATGATGTCGTGATTGACGGGGAGGGCAATCCATTAGCAAAGCATGATGAATTTAAGCATTGTCTTTGTCCAAAGTGTGGAAAAGAAGCACTAAGAGAGACAGACACAATGGATACTTTTGTCGAATCAAGTTGGTATTTTTTGCGCTATACTACACCCAAAGAATTATGGCAAAAGCAGGCATTTGATGAGAAATCGCTTGCATATTGGATGGAAGTTGATGAGTATATAGGCGGGATTGAGCATGCGATTTTGCATTTATTGTATGCAAGATTCTGGACAAAAGTTTTGCGTGATTTGGGGTATTGCACTTTTGATGAGCCATTTTCACATTTACTCACTCAGGGAATGGTGCTTAAAAATGGCGCAAAAATGAGTAAATCCAAAGGCAATGTCGTCGATCCAAACTCGCTTATAGATCAATATGGCGCAGATACAGCGCGATTGTTTATATTATTTGCAGCACCGCCTGTGCGTGAGCTAGAATGGAGTGATAGTGGCGTTGAGGGCGGGTATCGCTTCATAAGGCGATTGTATGAGCGAAGCGGAAGTGCTTACAAAACACAAAGCATTCCAAAGATAGATTCTAGCGCGCTAAACAAAGCCCAAAAACTTGCACGAAAAAAAGTCTATGAGGCGTTGCAAAAATCGCATGATGTTTTTACAAAGCGGGCGAATAATTATAATTTCAATACGCTTATCGCCTCATGTATGGAAGCACTCAATTTTCTTTCAAATCAAGATAATGCAGATATATGGACGGAGGGTTATTTTATTTTGCTCTCAATCCTAGAGCCAATTATTCCGCATATTTGCTGGGAGTTGAGCGATGAATTATTTGAACGCAAAAATTTTTGCACACTTCAAATCGATCCACAAGCTCTTGTGAGTGAGAGTGTGGTTATGGCACTTATGGTTAATGGCAAAAAAAGAGGAGAGATGAGCGTGGGTGTCAATGCTACAAAAGAGGAGATTCTAGCACTCGCGCATCAAACCATAGAAAAATGGCTTGCTGATGTAGAAATCAAACAAGAGATTATCGTGCCATCTAAATTGGTGAATTTTGTCGTAAAATCTTGA